The Pirellulales bacterium genome has a segment encoding these proteins:
- a CDS encoding purine-nucleoside phosphorylase, with the protein MLHQAQKITAAANFIRDRWNGAPRAGVILGTGLGNLASFIENPTNIPYEEIPHFPRSTAIGHRGQLVCGTLAGLPVVTMEGRFHVYEGYPQWQITLPVRVMKSLGIDLLVVSNASGGLNPRYRSGEVMVLDDHINLMHASPLMGINDDQLGPRFPDMSSPYDRNLVERALEIARQENFVAHRGVYVALSGPNYETRAEYRLLRKIGGDVVGMSTVPEVIVAVHCGLRVLAISTVTNVCQPDTLAATSGEEIVAAAAAAEYKVRTMVLGVLAQETNGQG; encoded by the coding sequence TTGCTTCATCAAGCTCAAAAAATCACCGCCGCCGCCAATTTCATCCGCGACCGGTGGAACGGTGCCCCGCGCGCCGGAGTCATCCTCGGGACCGGACTGGGGAACCTCGCGTCGTTCATTGAAAATCCCACAAACATTCCCTACGAGGAAATCCCACATTTTCCGCGTTCGACCGCCATCGGCCATCGGGGGCAACTCGTTTGCGGCACGCTGGCCGGGCTGCCGGTCGTGACGATGGAAGGCCGCTTCCACGTCTATGAAGGCTATCCGCAGTGGCAAATCACACTGCCGGTGCGCGTGATGAAATCGCTGGGCATCGATCTACTCGTCGTCTCCAATGCCAGCGGCGGCCTGAACCCTCGGTACCGCAGCGGCGAAGTCATGGTCCTCGACGACCACATCAACCTGATGCACGCTAGTCCACTCATGGGCATCAACGACGACCAGCTCGGCCCGCGTTTTCCCGACATGAGCAGCCCCTACGACCGCAACCTTGTCGAACGAGCGCTGGAAATTGCCCGCCAAGAAAACTTCGTCGCCCACCGCGGCGTTTATGTCGCGCTGAGCGGCCCGAATTACGAAACCCGGGCCGAATACCGCTTGCTGCGAAAAATCGGCGGCGACGTTGTCGGTATGTCCACCGTGCCGGAAGTGATCGTCGCCGTCCACTGCGGCTTGCGGGTGCTGGCCATCTCGACGGTCACGAATGTCTGCCAGCCCGATACGCTCGCAGCCACCAGCGGCGAAGAAATCGTCGCTGCCGCCGCCGCCGCGGAGTACAAGGTCCGCACGATGGTGCTAGGAGTCCTCGCCCAAGAGACAAATGGTCAGGGCTAA
- a CDS encoding glycerol-3-phosphate dehydrogenase/oxidase: MPNSVLILGAGINGAALARELALNGVDVVIVERRDIACGATAYSSRLIHGGLRYLEYGEFALVRESLGERTRLLTLAPHFVHPLRLFIPVHHRFGGLMAAARRFFGLKDRPSKKPLHRGLWTVRLGLWLYDHYARDPTLPKRKSHCTTESGIVPIDPAKYPWTCEFSDAQVVFPERFTLALLEDARQLAAKQGSRFSIHTYSEAAWDGRTATIRQSATHEALETIEPSAVVNATGAWVDRTLQSLGMIQNRLLGGTKGSHFITGHARLQALLDGRAVYTEATDGRPVFILPFVKGTLVGTTDVPFDGDPETAVATPQELDYLIAAVNEVFPNLGLTTADIELHYAGVRPLPFTDAKTTAAITRRHWMEEHRGSPVPCFSIIGGKLTTCRSLAEEAANTILERLHLPHTANSRQRPLPGGENYPADEEALHWSWQQLAARCQLPVESVEAVWKLCGTRAIAILTQLCGRSSNAGVSLREAQPVAEGESRHSHPLLAGTSLPIVYSRWLIDHEWVTTLGDFVERRLMLLYQPSLRRECLEQLADLLIEAGKLSVTEKQSAINAVVRRLQTHFGKRVVA, translated from the coding sequence GTGCCCAATTCCGTCCTCATCCTTGGTGCCGGCATCAATGGCGCTGCCCTTGCGCGCGAGCTGGCTCTCAACGGCGTCGATGTGGTCATCGTCGAACGTCGCGACATCGCTTGCGGGGCCACCGCTTATTCGTCGCGGCTCATTCATGGCGGCTTGCGGTATCTCGAATATGGCGAATTCGCACTGGTCCGCGAATCGCTCGGCGAACGGACGCGGCTGCTAACTCTTGCGCCGCACTTTGTCCATCCCCTGCGACTGTTTATCCCCGTACATCACCGCTTCGGCGGCTTGATGGCCGCCGCTAGGCGATTTTTCGGTCTGAAAGACCGCCCGAGCAAAAAGCCGCTGCATCGTGGGCTATGGACCGTGCGATTGGGGCTCTGGTTGTACGATCATTACGCCCGCGATCCGACGCTGCCAAAGCGAAAATCGCATTGCACCACGGAATCGGGCATCGTACCGATCGACCCGGCGAAATATCCCTGGACGTGCGAATTCTCCGACGCGCAAGTCGTATTTCCCGAACGATTCACCCTTGCGCTGCTCGAAGACGCCCGCCAGCTTGCCGCCAAGCAAGGCAGCCGCTTCTCCATTCACACCTATAGCGAAGCCGCCTGGGATGGCCGCACGGCAACCATCCGCCAATCGGCAACGCACGAGGCGCTCGAAACCATCGAACCTTCGGCCGTCGTCAACGCCACCGGCGCATGGGTCGATCGCACCTTGCAATCGCTCGGCATGATTCAAAATCGCTTGCTGGGAGGCACAAAAGGCAGCCACTTCATCACCGGCCACGCGCGGCTGCAAGCACTGCTCGACGGCCGCGCGGTTTACACGGAAGCCACCGACGGCCGGCCGGTCTTCATTCTGCCGTTCGTCAAGGGCACACTCGTCGGCACGACCGACGTACCCTTCGATGGCGATCCCGAAACGGCCGTCGCCACGCCGCAAGAACTCGATTACTTGATTGCCGCCGTCAACGAAGTCTTTCCGAATCTCGGCCTGACGACTGCCGACATCGAACTCCACTACGCCGGCGTTCGGCCACTGCCATTTACCGACGCCAAAACCACGGCCGCCATCACGCGCCGGCATTGGATGGAAGAACATCGTGGCAGCCCTGTGCCGTGCTTCTCGATCATCGGCGGAAAGCTTACGACCTGCCGCTCATTGGCCGAAGAAGCGGCCAACACGATTCTCGAACGTCTGCATCTGCCGCACACGGCCAATTCACGCCAGCGGCCGCTCCCTGGCGGCGAAAACTATCCTGCCGACGAGGAAGCGTTGCATTGGTCGTGGCAGCAACTTGCCGCTCGCTGCCAACTCCCGGTCGAATCGGTCGAAGCCGTGTGGAAACTCTGCGGCACGCGCGCGATCGCAATTCTCACGCAGTTATGCGGAAGATCATCCAATGCAGGCGTCTCGCTCCGCGAGGCGCAACCTGTCGCGGAGGGAGAGTCGCGTCACTCTCACCCCTTGCTGGCCGGAACCTCGCTGCCGATCGTCTACTCTCGCTGGCTGATCGACCACGAATGGGTTACTACGCTCGGCGATTTCGTTGAACGCCGCCTGATGCTGCTCTATCAACCGTCGCTGCGCCGAGAGTGTCTCGAACAACTTGCGGATCTATTGATCGAAGCTGGCAAACTATCCGTCACCGAAAAGCAATCCGCAATCAATGCCGTTGTCCGGCGACTGCAAACTCATTTTGGCAAAAGAGTCGTCGCCTGA